Within Candidatus Oleimmundimicrobium sp., the genomic segment CCTTCTGGAAGCTTTCCTTTAAGCTCTTTATCCAATGAAGAAGCACTCGCTAAAGTAATCCCCTTAGTGTCATCTATTATTTGAGCATAAATATTTTTATTGCTCCTATAAACACACAATCTTGGCTTATCTAGAGTTCCTATTAAATTTTTTCTAACTCGTCTATGCCTTCTTTTCCTTGCCAAAACTTTTTTGTAAGTTTTCGCCATAATACCCTCCAACTTAACTTATTATTTCGCCGTTTTCCCGGCTTTTCTGCGAACATATTCTCCTGCATATTTAATCCCTTTACCCTTGTAAGGTTCCACCGGACGAACGGCTTTTATTTTAGCAGCAAAATCTCCCAGTATCTCATTATTTATACTTTTAAGAATCACTCGTGTAGGAACCGGGATTTCAACCTCGACGTCTTTAGGTAACTCTAATAATACCGGGTTCGAATAACCCATTTGAAGTTCAAGACTATTCCCCTTCTGAACTGCCTTATAACCCACCCCTACAATCTCAAGTTGCTTTTCAAAACCCACGCTTACACCTTTAACCATATTAGCCACTAAGCTCCTGATTAAACCGTGTAACGATCTTTGTTCTTTACTATCAAACTCTCTCTTAATGCTAAGTTTATTTTCCTCTTTGCAAATATTTACATTGCTCGTGAAGGTCTTAGTTAAAACTCCTTTGGGACCTTTCACTGTAAGAGTGTTTCCTTCAATTTGCACTTCCACACCCGCAGGGATCTCCACAGGCAGCTTCCCTATCCTAGACATTCTAAACCTCCATCAATTCTAAAAACATTTTTACCATACATAACAAATTACTTCGCCACCCACTTCTTCGGCAGAAGCTTTTTTATCAGTCACAATTCCTTTGGGTGTACTTAAAATAGCTATCCCAAGCCCACTCAAAACTCTGGGGATTGCATCCTTTTTTGCGTACACTCTCAATCCAGGCTTACTAATTCTTTTTATGCCTGTTATTACTTTTTCGTGATTCTTTTTATAACGCAAATTTATTCGAATCATATCTTTTCCACTATCTTTTTCTTTTATTGCTCTGTAGTTGTCGATGTAACCTTCCTCTTTTAATACCTTCGCTATCTCAACTTTAATTTTTGAAGCTGGTACATCAACAACATCATGACAAGCATTGCTTGCATTCCGAACTCTTGTAAGCATATCAGCAATAGGATCTGTCATTCCCATAAAATTTCCCCCTTAACCTCTAACTAAATACTTTTTACCAGCTTGCTTTTTTAAGCCCCGGGATTTCTCCTTTATGAGCTAATTCTCTTAAGCAAATTCGACAAAGTTTAAACTTTTTGAAACAACCACGCGGTCTTCCGCAACGAACACATCTTGTGTATTCGCGAACTGCAAACTTTTGTTTTCTTTTTTGTTTCTCAACAAGAGCTTTTTTCGCCACTTACGCCTCCTAAAAATTTAACCGATCATAAATCCCTTAACTAACTTTCTTAAATGGAAATCCGAAATATTTTAATAAAGCAAAACCGTGCTCATCATTTTGAGCTGTTGTAACAATAGTTATATCCATTCCACGAACTTTATCTATCTTATCGTAATCAATCTCAGGAAAAATTAGCTGTTCATCAACACCTATAGTAAAGTTTCCCTGACCATCAAAAGATTTTGGAGAAAGACCTCTAAAATCTCGAATACGCGGCAATGCCAAACTAAGCAAACGATCCAAAAATTCATACATTCGGTCTCCCCGAATTGTAACCTTACAACCGATGGGATTTCCTTTTCGAATTTTAAATCCAGCAATGGATTTCTTGGCTCTCGTAACGGCAGGCCTTTGACCGGTAATAATTGAAATATCTTCAACTATATGGTCAATGACTTTGGGATTCTGAATTGCTTCACCAGCTCCCACGTTTACTATAATCTTTACAATGCGAGGAACCTCCATAGGATTTTTTAAGGAAAACTCCTTTACAAACTCAGGAATTATCTCTTTCCTATATTTTACTTTCAAACGAGGAATAACTCGCTTTTCAATTTCACTTGCTTTTTTCTTAGTTTTCGACTGAACCTTTGACTCTGCCAACTTAACCTCCTACAAAACAAAAGCTAAAAAGCTCTATTTATCAATATCCTGTTTACATTTTTTGCATACTCTTATCTTGCCCTTACCGGTCTCACGCTTCTCAACTCTAGTAGCAGCGCCACAGCTAGGACAAATTAATTGAACATTAGAAACGTTTATTGAGCCCTCTCTTTCAACTATTCCTCCTTCAGGATTCGTTTGAGTCGGACGCGTGTTTTTTTTAACTAAGTTTAAACCTTCGATAATAACTCGTTCTTTTCGAGGAAAAACTCTCAAAACTTTCCCCTTTTTACCTACGTCTTTTCCGGCTAGAACCAACACTTTATCGCCTTTTTTAACATGAAGCTTGGACATTAAAAAGCTCCTTTCTTTCATAGTACTTCGGGTGCCAGAGAAACTATTTTCATAAAATTTTTATCTCTTAATTCTCTAGCAACCGGTCCAAAAATTCTAGTGCCCTGTGGATTCTTAGCTGCATCAATAATAACAGCTGCATTATCGTCAAACCTAATATAAGATCCATCCGGCCGTCTTATTGTTTTATTCGTCCTAACGACAACAGCACGAACAATATCACTCTTCTTTACCGACCCTCCGGGAATAGCTACTTTCACGGTAGCAACAATTACATCCCCCACGCTCGCGTATCTTCTTTTGGAGCCACCCAATACTTTAATACATAACATCTCTTTGGCTCCGGTATTATCGGCAACCTTAAGTCTTGTTTCTTGTTGAATCATCCCAATCACTCCTTAAAAAAGTGGCCAGTTATTTAGCCTTTTCTAAAACTGAAACCACTCGCCAACGTTTGGTTTTGCTTAATGGACGCACTTCCATTATCTCCACAATATCTCCAACTCTGCATTCATTTTTATCGTCATGAGCTTTAAACTTAGATGTCTTTTTAATGATTTTTTTATATAAAGGATGCCGCGTTAATCTTTCCACAACAACCACAACGCTCTTATCCATCTTGTCGCTTACTACTTTTCCTGTTCTAGTTTTTCGTAACCCACGTTCACTCATTCTTGCCTCCAATCTATCTACACATTACAGCAAATAAAAATTTACTTATGCTCCTTTTTGTTCTTTTAGCTCTCGCTCTCTACAAACAGTTTGAATACGAGCAATATTCCTCTTAATTTCTCTTATCTTCATGTGGTTTTCAAGCTGACCCGTTGCCAATTGAAAACGCAAATTAAACAGTTCGTTCTTCGCTTCTTTTAGCTTTTCTTGCAACTCTTCGTCTTTAAGATTAACCAATTCTTTAACTTTCATGAGTTTCAC encodes:
- the rplR gene encoding 50S ribosomal protein L18, whose amino-acid sequence is MEGIMAKTYKKVLARKRRHRRVRKNLIGTLDKPRLCVYRSNKNIYAQIIDDTKGITLASASSLDKELKGKLPEGGKDIEAAKEVGVLISKKAKKKGIKEVVFDRGGYLYHGKVKSLAEAARDGGLKF
- the rplF gene encoding 50S ribosomal protein L6, which encodes MSRIGKLPVEIPAGVEVQIEGNTLTVKGPKGVLTKTFTSNVNICKEENKLSIKREFDSKEQRSLHGLIRSLVANMVKGVSVGFEKQLEIVGVGYKAVQKGNSLELQMGYSNPVLLELPKDVEVEIPVPTRVILKSINNEILGDFAAKIKAVRPVEPYKGKGIKYAGEYVRRKAGKTAK
- the rpsH gene encoding 30S ribosomal protein S8, with protein sequence MGMTDPIADMLTRVRNASNACHDVVDVPASKIKVEIAKVLKEEGYIDNYRAIKEKDSGKDMIRINLRYKKNHEKVITGIKRISKPGLRVYAKKDAIPRVLSGLGIAILSTPKGIVTDKKASAEEVGGEVICYVW
- a CDS encoding type Z 30S ribosomal protein S14, whose product is MAKKALVEKQKRKQKFAVREYTRCVRCGRPRGCFKKFKLCRICLRELAHKGEIPGLKKASW
- the rplE gene encoding 50S ribosomal protein L5, whose translation is MPRLKVKYRKEIIPEFVKEFSLKNPMEVPRIVKIIVNVGAGEAIQNPKVIDHIVEDISIITGQRPAVTRAKKSIAGFKIRKGNPIGCKVTIRGDRMYEFLDRLLSLALPRIRDFRGLSPKSFDGQGNFTIGVDEQLIFPEIDYDKIDKVRGMDITIVTTAQNDEHGFALLKYFGFPFKKVS
- the rplX gene encoding 50S ribosomal protein L24, producing the protein MSKLHVKKGDKVLVLAGKDVGKKGKVLRVFPRKERVIIEGLNLVKKNTRPTQTNPEGGIVEREGSINVSNVQLICPSCGAATRVEKRETGKGKIRVCKKCKQDIDK
- the rplN gene encoding 50S ribosomal protein L14 encodes the protein MIQQETRLKVADNTGAKEMLCIKVLGGSKRRYASVGDVIVATVKVAIPGGSVKKSDIVRAVVVRTNKTIRRPDGSYIRFDDNAAVIIDAAKNPQGTRIFGPVARELRDKNFMKIVSLAPEVL
- the rpsQ gene encoding 30S ribosomal protein S17, giving the protein MSERGLRKTRTGKVVSDKMDKSVVVVVERLTRHPLYKKIIKKTSKFKAHDDKNECRVGDIVEIMEVRPLSKTKRWRVVSVLEKAK
- the rpmC gene encoding 50S ribosomal protein L29, producing MKVKELVNLKDEELQEKLKEAKNELFNLRFQLATGQLENHMKIREIKRNIARIQTVCRERELKEQKGA